Genomic segment of Bacteroidales bacterium:
AAAACGGAACCGGCTACCTGATCAATATTTCATTGCAAACATTTACCTCTGTCAAAGATCTCGACGAAGTTAAACTTTACACCCATCTTGCATTTAGAATTGAGGCCACCACTCCGACTGGATTTGTATTGTATGGCTTTTTTGATAAAGCTGAACGCCAGTTGTATCGCATGCTCATTTCAGTTTCCGGAGTTGGTAACAGCACCGCCATGCTGATGTTGTCGTCGCTTGCATTTAACAAAATTATCGAAGCGATCCGCCTGGCCGAACTGGATGTTTTGAAGGGGGTTAAAGGCATTGGAAACAAAACCGCACAGCGCATCATCGTTGAGCTTCAGGATAAGATCGGGAAGGAAGTTTCAGCCCCTGAATATTTGGGAATTGCACACAATACACGAAAAGAAGAGGCGTTAATTGGTCTGACTACGCTGGGGTTTGGAAAACAGGCAGCTGAAAAAGCTTTAAATGCAATCTTGAAAAATAATTCCGACCTCAGCGTTGAAGTTTTAATTAAGGAAGCATTAAAAATTCTGTAAAGCTATTTTTGATCCGAAAATCAACATATCTACTGTTCTTTTTAGCCCTGGTTCTGATCTCGGTGGCAGGTATTAACCGACCATCAGCAAACCATGACCGGGGTTTTCCATTGCCCCTCTATCAATACTTTTCTCCGGCCGGCGACTCGGTTGAATTGATTTATCCATTCAGGGATCAGCCTGCAAACATCACAGAACCAAAGCCGCAATCCCCACTTTTTCTCAACGACCCATCAAATATCAAATCAGAGGTAGAGTACGACCCTGAGACAGGTGAATACATTATCAGACAGCGTGCTGGAAACCTGGATTACCGTATGCCTTACACCATGACTATGGGCGAGTACATGAAATGGGATCAGGAACGGGCTTTGCAACAATACTGGCTTGAACGTGCAAAAACGGCCGGCGGTGGCGCTTCAAGTACCGGCATCATCCCACAGATTTATATTGGAGGAGAGGTTTTTGAAAAGATATTCGGATCAGGAACCATTGACATCCGGCCGCAAGGATCTGCCGAACTTACTTTCGGGGTGCTGGCCAACCGGAGGGATGACCCCACCCTAAATGTAAGGCAGCAGAATGTTGTCAACTTCGACTTCCAGCAGCGTATCCAGATGAGTGTGATGGCAAAAATCGGGGATAAAATTCAATTTGAAACCAACTACAACACCGAAGCGACTTTTGAATTTGAGAACAAGCTCAACCTGAAATATGAGGGGAAAGAGGACGAAATCATCCAGTTAATTGAGGCCGGTAATGTTACGCTTCCGCTTAATGGCACTTTGATTACGGGTAGCCAGGCGCTCTTTGGGATCAAAACAAAGTTGAAGTTTGGTCGTGCCACAGTAACGGCCATTTATTCCGAGCAAAAAAGTGAAACCCAGAATATCACCGTTCAGGGTGGGGGGCAGGCCAATACTTTTTTACTCAACTCCGATGAATATGAAGAAAATAAGCACTTCCTGCTTGGGCAGTATTTCCGCGATAATTTCGATTTCGCCCTCTCTGATTTGCCTATCATCAGTTCAAACATCAACATTACAAAAATTGAAGTTTGGGTGACCAACATAGGCGCTGCCGTGAATGAAAACAGGAATATTATTGCATTCCAGGATCTTGGAGAGCGTGATCCCTATAGTCCCAGTATCACAGGTTATCCAGCGACTTTATATCCCGATATGTATCGCTCCAATAACTTGATGGAGTTGCTTCTCCCCTATGAGGCGCAATTAAGGGACATCAATACTGTAGCTTCGCTTCTGACCAGTCCACCCTTTTCTTTCGTTGCCGGAATAGATGGTGC
This window contains:
- the ruvA gene encoding Holliday junction branch migration protein RuvA — protein: MIEYLKGKLVEKNPAYVILEQNGTGYLINISLQTFTSVKDLDEVKLYTHLAFRIEATTPTGFVLYGFFDKAERQLYRMLISVSGVGNSTAMLMLSSLAFNKIIEAIRLAELDVLKGVKGIGNKTAQRIIVELQDKIGKEVSAPEYLGIAHNTRKEEALIGLTTLGFGKQAAEKALNAILKNNSDLSVEVLIKEALKIL